One genomic region from Mauremys reevesii isolate NIE-2019 linkage group 7, ASM1616193v1, whole genome shotgun sequence encodes:
- the LOC120409338 gene encoding uncharacterized protein LOC120409338 yields MQRTGSPIATETDIDLTAALLPSGGTRSHQHAIKTAVSETGALPAPGYEGPPSPAGCRCCGFAKLQTGPQPGAGCRLWNTPYHKLPPGSCPGKGFGQSTLPFSFGTNSAPPPRDPRLTLQPSELPAGTARLSSGPGGEPGRCGGLKGLELELWEGPETKPWLEDRTAPPLALEKPPIREGCSPWAEARLCPVQPGRDVSPPESRRGLREEQSCAGVLPSAALGLSAGRAGARLAEGAGCGRDPLASETAAEPRRDGSIVLSEGARELVIGQEGARDIPHAVGSGLAPCVPPEPEPEPPSADPRGEELAPEGPGGTEEEAVMGRPWGTELGRRLGTGSSVGSAGPGRESSRPVSPDPASQAQQVGGLGPAGASAPTKTSVEDAYGRLSKACGLSLLEELRRTFLDAEGGCFSLLDSGLVLGRVEEHAALGLAILPMRDGRKLATTLPHCSLFLYYALGRQFYVTEKLADRWFRTRDRVTGETMLMKKVPVVSDWRKMLHNFLFLPPHPTVLVPYAVLYDRSGSILYLMEDRDVRAVGRPPEGPGLEGARALREVLSFLSFCKRHHFHPGDVGAASIYTAQGVCFDPSSLSSSEDPYTFRKSMKTCLRPLLAQHPGLADLDSLVDSMCLYLEEEENPEPGHTPSSGPK; encoded by the exons ATGCAGCGCACCGGGTCCCCCATCGCCACGGAGACCGACATCGACCTCACCGCCGCGCTGCTGCCTTCGGGGGGGACGCGGAGCCATCAGCACGCCATCAAGACGGCCGTCAGCGAGACGGGGGCGCTGCCTGCGCCGGGCTACGAGGGCCCCCCCTCTCCCGCCGGCTGCCGCTGCTGCGGCTTCGCTAAGCTGCAGACGGGACCCCAGCCTGGCGCCGGCTGCCGGCTCTGGAACACCCCCTACCACAAGCTGCCCCCGGGGTCCTGCCCGGGGAAGGGCTTTGGCCAGTCCACCCTGCCGTTCAGCTTCGGGACCAACTCTGCGCCCCCGCCCCGAGACCCCCGCCTGACCCTGCAGCCCAGCGAGCTGCCCGCCGGGACGGCCAGGCTGAGCAGCGGGCctgggggagagccagggaggtgCGGGGGCCTCAAAGGCCTGGAGCTAGAGCTCTGGGAGGGCCCAGAGACCAAGCCGTGGCTGGAGGACAGGACGGCTCCCCCCTTGGCCTTGGAGAAGCCCCCCATCCGAGAAGGCTGCTCCCCCTGGGCTGAGGCGCGGCTCTGCCCGGTGCAGCCGGGACGGGATGTGTCTCCGCCAGAGAGTCGCCGTGGGCTCCGGgaagagcagagctgtgcaggcgtCCTTCCCAGCGCAGCTCTCGGCCTCTCGGCAGGCAGGGCGGGCGCACGcctggctgagggtgcaggctgtgggcgtGACCCCTTGGCGTCGGAAACGGCAGCCGAGCCGCGGCGGGACGGCAGCATCGTGCTGAGCGAGGGCGCGAGGGAGCTGGTGATCGGCCAGGAAGGGGCACGGGACATCCCCCATGCAGTGGGGAGCGGGCTGGCCCCGTGCGTCCCCcctgagccagagccagagcccccCTCAGCAGACCCACGGGGAGAGGAGCTAGCGCCGGAAGGTCCTGGCGGGACAGAGGAGGAGGCAGTTATGGGACGGCCCTGGGGTACCGAGCTGGGGAggcggctggggaccgggagCTCTGTTGGCTCGGCTGGCCCGGGCCGTGAAAGCAGCAGGCCCGTCTCCCCGGATCCAGCCAGCCAGGCCCAGCAAGTCGGGGGCCTGGGGCCCGCGGGTGCCAGCGCTCCCACTAAGACGTCCGTGGAGGACGCCTACGGGAGGCTCAGCAAGGCGTGCGGCCTGTCCCTCCTGGAGGAGCTGAGACGGACGTTCCTGGACGCCGAGGGCGGCTGCTTCTCGCTCCTGGATTCGGGCCTGGTCCTGGGCCGAGTGGAGGAGCACGCGGCGCTGGGGCTGGCCATCCTGCCCATG CGGGACGGGCGGAAGCTGGCCACGACCCTGCCCCACTGCAGCCTCTTCCTGTACTACGCGCTGGGCCGGCAGTTCTACGTCACGGAGAAGCTGGCGGATCGCTGGTTCCGCACGCGGGACCGGGTCACCGGGGAGACCATGCTGATGAAAAAG GTGCCCGTGGTCTCCGACTGGAGGAAGATGTTACACAATttcctgttcctgcccccgcACCCCACGGTGCTGGTGCCCTACGCCGTCCTGTACGACCGCAGCGGCTCCATCCTCTACCTCATGGAGGACAGGGACGTGCGCG CGGTGGGGCGGCCGCCCGAGGGGCCCGGCCTGGAGGGAGCTCGAGCCCTGCGGGAGGTGCTGAGCTTCCTGAGCTTCTGCAAACGCCACCACTTCCACCCCGGGGACGTCGGCGCCGCCTCGATCTACACGGCCCAG GGCGTCTGctttgaccccagcagcctgtccagCAGCGAGGACCCCTACACCTTCCGGAAGAGCATGAAAACCTGCCTGCGCCCGCTGCTGGCCCAGCACCCG GGGCTGGCGGACCTGGACTCCCTGGTGGACAGCATGTGCCTGTacctggaggaagaggagaaccCGGAGCCCGGCCACACGCCCAGCAGCGGCCCCAAGTGA